In Parabacteroides timonensis, the genomic stretch ACGGTGTTGATCTTCAAGTCGAGGGTATCCTGTCGACGGGCCGTATCGCGCGGAGTATATTGCATTTCGGAATACCGGAAAATGCCCAGTCGCGAGTAACTATTCTGTGTCCGTTGCTGATTCTCCTGCGAATAGAGATCGCCGGAATGCAGACGCAGGCGGTTGTAAAGCACCGACGGACGTACCCGGAGTTTGCCTTCGTAATAAACCGTCATATCTTTATAGCGCACCGAATCGGTAGGCGGCTCATTGTTATAACCGTTCAACAGGACGGAGATTTCACCGATCTTCCACGGACGCAGGGCGGTACGCGGCAGGCCAGGTTTCGTCATGATGCGAAGTGCTACCTTGCCGGGATTCATGATGGTATCCGCCTGGTAGGTAATGAACTCGGGGCGGAAATAATAGAATCCGTTATTACGCAACAGGGAAGTAATGCGTTGCCGCTCGGCTTCCAGATTCGTCACACTGAAGTTTTCCCCTTTATGAAGCAGGCGTGCCGAAGGATTGCTTTGTATTAATGTATCCATCTGATGGCGCATCCTCACATAACGGATACTGTCGTAAGTATAAGGATGATTCATTTCTACCTGGTAAATGAGCTTGGCTTTCTTCGCATCCTTCAGATTGGTATCTACCTGGAAAGAGGTCGTTCCATTGAAATAGCCGTATTCTTTCAGCAGGTTTTGCGCTACTTTGATACGTATATCGGGATTCACCGTCGAGATAAAGACAGGCTTGGCGGCAAGTTTATTAAAGATCCATTTTCCTACCTTTCCTTTTTTATTCACGAAAGAGTTATAGACCCACAGACCGAACGGGAACGGTACACGGACAGATGAACTTCCCAATAATGCATTGTTGGGGGGATAGGCAAGAGCTCCCTCCACTTCAGCCAGGGCGTCTTCACCGACGGAGGTCTTATCTTCGTTGGTGACTTCTATCTTTTTAATGCCGGTATAAAGGACTTCACCTTCGGGCAGATTCTTAGTGGTCGAACAGGATGCCAACAAAAGTAAAAGAAACGAGAAGATGACACACCCCCTGCCCCGCTGTGTTATTGCTCTTCCGCTAAACAGTCTATATAGTATATTTCTCTTTTTCATCATTCCTCCTCATTAACCGGTTTAGGCCTATTTTTCTTAAAGTTGAACAACTCCCGCATGTGAAGCATCTTACGGCGCAGTACGATACCGACACCCGTTTCCGTGATCTCCCCTTCCAGCAGGCTTTCGTAGTTCTTGTCATGGAACAGTTTCACGTAGCGCGTTCCGCTGGCATCCAGTCGGTATTCGATCGAGACATTGTCGATAAAGGCCTGCGTCTGGTTGCTATTGCTGGCATTCTCACCCGTAGAGATACGGCCTCCCAACACGACACGGATACGGTCGTTCCAGAAACGTTTGGCAAAGCTGAAGTTATAGTCGGTACGCTGACCGCCATCCCCATTGCCGTTCTCGTCGTAGCTATCCATACCGAACGAGATATCGACCGTCTTCAAGGCACTTCCTGCAATATTACTGATCTCACTGTTCAGGAAGCTGTTCAGGGCTGCCCCCATGTTCAGGTTCTGTTTGCCACTGCTACTGTTCGCCAAGTACATACCGGTGATAATCATTCCGACGGCCAGTTTCGTACGTTCATCCTCGCCCATGCTACTCAGGGTTGTCTGCATCGCCTGGTCTTCGGGAGCCGTCAGGACGAACTGCAGGCCGAGGTTCTCCAGTTGTTGTTTGAGGGCGATACCTACATCGAAGTTGACCATACGGGAGCCGCTGCCTTCCGTCACATTGGTACGGATGCGTTCGGTAGCCGTCAGGCTCAGATACGGGTCCATCGGGTCACCGCTCCACTGCACGTAACTGCCGTCCTGTATATTGAACTCTTTCAGCGGGATGATCGGCAAAGCATATTTCACAATGCCACCCGAAAGCGTATAACGTCCGTTCAGGATCATTTCCCCCTGCGGGGTATATTGGAAAGAGAGATCACCACCCCCTTCGAGCTCTACCTTGCTGGAACGGTCGGGAGTGATGTCGGCATTCAAGCGTACGGACTGGTCGATACGGATTGTAAGCAGCATATCCATTCCTCCCAGCGGCAGCGGGGCTTCGGGACGACGACGGTTGACGAGCGTATCCTCGAAAGAGGTGAAAGTCACCAGGTCGGAAAGGCGGTCTTGTACGGTCAGCGGCGAATCCTTCATCACATAGGTTACATTCGTTCCACCCAGCAATTGCAGGCTACCACGCATCATCAGAGCATCGAGCGGCCCTTTTACGGTAGACGAGAGATTGACCAGCAGTTTACCGTAGACCATGCTTTCTTTGTTACGTTTTACATCGAGCAATTGCATATTATCGGCCTTTAGCTTCAGGTCAGCCGTCATTCGCGACAGGTTGTTGAAGTCGACCGTACCGTCTATCACGAACGGGTTCTTACCGGCAGCATGGATATGGTATTCGTCGAACATGATTTTGTTATCTTTCACCACGATCTTTTTGTCGTCTACCCGGAAGCTGGTTCCTACAGCCGTCACAAACATCGAGGTTGAATCCATCTCGATATATCCGTTCATTTCAGGGGCTTTACTACTACCCTTTATCGTCATGTTTCCTTCCAGTACACCATTTAACGAAGCCATATTATCCGGGATAAACGGGTTTACCATATCCAGCGGCAGATGTGTCACGTCGAATGTTCCGTCGAGATAATCTTCTTTTCCTATCTTGTAAAGAGCGGTAGCCGACATTACCTCCTTCTGGTCGCGCAGGAAGTGCATATCGACCTGATGCCTGTTATCCGGCAACGGCAGGTAAACCGTACTGAACATCAGTTCTCCTACCCGACCGCCTTCATAAATAAGGTTGTCTATATTCGCATCGAGCACCACCAGGAACGAGCTGTCGGAAGGCGCATATTGCATATCCGCACTCAGAATTCCCTGCATGGAAGGTATCTCCGTAAATGCTTTCGAAATCACATCGAGGTTGATCTGGCTCAGTTCGAGGTGCAGTTCCTCCATCTTCTCCTTTTCCGGTCGCGAATGTATCCACAAGGACATATTTTCCTCGCCCGACAACCGGAGATCGGCTGCAATATCTTTCTCATTCTTATAGAGGATATAATTATCCGGATTCAGCTTGAAAGGGCGAAAAGCCAGGATCGGATCGTCGGGGAACAAATGGAGATTGATCCCTTCTTTCACCTTATCCGCCCGCAGTCCGAGCAGGATACCGGTATCTCCGGCCCCATCCGTGTACAAAAGCTCTGCATCGGCAAACGTACTTCTTATCTTACCCTTCACTCCGGCAGTGAAAGGAGCTTGTTTACGGTATTTTGTTTTAATCACATCGGCACTATACAACAATCCGAGCGAGTCCTGGCGCACGGCGAAACTAATCGTATCGAGCCGCGTTGTATCACGCATCAGATCGTAGATACCCGCATCCATGCGGAAGCCTTCTTCCGGTGAAGAGAAAGCTTCCAGATTCAGGTTGTTGAAAGAGACATTAGCCTGTTGCAGGATGTTATAGATCGGGTTGTCTTTCCCCGCCGATATAGCCAGATGCATATCGGGAAGCAACGGACGGAAAGCAGGGATATTGATCATCGAGTCTTTCTCCAGTTGTTTGTTCAGGCCTTCCGATATCTTTGTGAACTTATCGGTCATTGTTTCGAGATCGGCATTTCCTGTCAATGTGATTCCCAGGTCGCCGGCATGGAACGAGACACGGGTCGTATCTTTCGTACTTTGAGCATGCAGGGTCAGGGTTTTGGGTTTATATTTTCCGGTAGTCGTAATCAGTTCCCAGTTACCCAGCGTGACGTCGACCAGGTTGTTCTTTCCCATATCGGTTTCCGCTTCCGCAAATAGTTGGAAAGAGGTAGCCAGCGAATCTTGCATCAGGTGCATACCATAGAGGTCGAAATTCTCGACATCGGCAATCAGCATGGCTTTGATCTCCTTTTTCAACAGGGTTGCATTCAGCGTCATATCCATCTTTGCCAGCGGATACTTACTCAGCAGGTCGAACTTGGCGAAGTTCTTTTCAAGCGATCCTGCCAGGTTGACGTCCGACACATTATAATTACCATAATGGATATCCGTAATCTGACCGTCCAACTTCGCCCAGGTAGACGCTTTGAACGGATCGAAACCTTTACCTTCGGCACGGATAGAGGCAGTCAGGCCGTAGAGGGAATCGAGCGGCATAAAGTGCAATGGTTCCAGGCTATCCACTTTCAGGTCGGCTTCGTAAGCCTCGTTAGCGGGGTTGAAGCGTCCTGTCAACAAGACCTTTCCTTTATCCTCCCGCAGAAGCAGGTCGGCCTGGTATTCGTTATTTTTCAAACCGGCTTCACCGGTCAGGGTAATACCGGAAGGGATATTGAAACGTTTCCGTTCCGCTTCCGGGAGCATGGCCAATACAAAATCGAGGTTCCCCGTTTTCGCTTTCAGTTCCAGTTTCCCTGAACGGCGCACACTGTCGGTAAGCGACTTCATCGTACCGGTCACATCCATACGGAAAGCCCCCGGCAACTCCCCTTTCAACTGGCGAAGCATCAGGGAGGACAGGTTACCTTCCACACCGGCTGTCAGCGAAACCGGTTTTTCCGGATAAGCCTTCTGAAAATCTTTCGGAAGTGCACCGGCGGCAATCATTACATCCTCCTTACCCACCGAAGCTGTGAGCAATACCCGCATATTGCCTTCCGGATTTTCTGCAAACGAACTCCAGGGAACCATCGCCAACAGGCGGATTTCCGATGAAGGAGTCTTCAACAGAAGTTGCGGTACATTGATAGTGGTGCTATCGCTATGAAGGCTTCCGGTCAGGGAAGAGATAGTCAATCCCGAACGGTCTTCGGCCGAGAGCTCGCGTATGCAGGCTTTTATATCCCGGCCCCCATAAAGAAGAGAGTCGAGCGAGATATTGACGTCACTCAAGGCGATATGAGAAGGGTCGAAGCCTTCTGTCGCATCCTGGTTGTTACCGTCATACCCCAAGGTCGATCCGGTCAGGGTAAACAGGCCGGCTTCATAACGCGAGGTACCCAGGTCGACTACACCGTCTTTCAGGTTGGCTTTATCGATATAGGTGGTCAGACGTAGCGAGTCGGCAGGCATCTGCATAGCGAAAGCCACCCGGTCGAGGTTTATCTTTTCGAGGTTTAATATCCAGTTTACGGGAGTTGAAGTGGTGTCGGCCTTGGTTGTCGTATCGTTCAACAACAAGGTGATAGCCGTATCGGAGAGGTCGACCGTATTCAGGGTGACCTTTTCTTTCGCCAGGTTGACACGGTCGGCTTTGGCATACAGGCGTCCCAGTACACCCTTTATCTCCATACCTTCGATAAATGTGCCGGAGTTTACCTTCACTCCCTCCAGGTCGATCGCATCTACCAATACCTCTTTCTTCAGTAAAGGCAGGGCGCGTACATTCACCGTCAGGCTTTTTAGGGTCAGGAGCGTATCGGCGGGCGAAGTCAGCACCTCCACTCCCTTCACCGTCAGGTTCAATGGGAAAGAGAGGCGTATTCGTTCTATTCCGATCTGCATTCCGGTAGCTTTACCGGCATAATAAGCCGCTTTCCTGACGGCAAAATTCTGAACAGGCGGTATATATAATAATACAGAGACCAACAAAACCAATACCACAGGTATCAGGCAGACGATCCCTATTCGTTTGATCCAAATCCTCATTTGCTATTATAGTGTATTCTTTTTATAATGATAACGGCTAAATACCCTGTTTTGTTTGAAAATTCATTAACAAAAATAGAAAAGAAAATCAAGAATAAAAAGTTCTGGCAGAAGAACATCCGGCACAAGCGTTATTTGCCTTCTATCTGCCGGATCACGGAATAAGCATCTTCGATCAAAGAAGAGGGATAATCATTTATTTCCAGGATACGGATCGCGTTGCGCTGATACAGGTTGCCGGACTTAAGTTTGTAGTCGAACGATAAGACATCATCGGTTATCTTCTCGCAGAAATGATACAGGTCATACTCGTTCTCCAGGAATCCTCCCAACTCCGTATCGTGGGTGGAGACGACCACGATGTTACAGGCCGTATTCAGATAGCTCAACACCGCCTTGGCCGCCGCAATCCGTTCGGTGGTATTGGTTCCTTTGAATATCTCATCCAATAGAAAAAGGTTGGTGTGTTCACTCTGCCCACAGGAAAGCATATCGCGGATCGACTCTACCTCCTTCAGATAAAAGCTTTTCCCATCCGCAAGGCTGTCGGAAAGCATCAGGGCTGCATGTATCATGACCGGCATTTTGAGCTTCATACGCCGGGCAAAGGCCATATGAAGTGTTTGAGCAGCCAGTATATTGACACCCAAAGTACGTATAAAGGTTGTCTTTCCCGACATATTCGACCCGGTGAAAAGGATGGAACGCCCTTCGATCCGGATCGTATTCGCCACACAGTTTTCGAGTAGAGGATGATACATCTCGTCCGCCTCAACCCGTAGCCCCGCCTCCGGTTGTTCCGGCAAGCTATAATAAGACAGGCTCTTCCGCAGGAAAACGACGGACGACAGGGTATCGACCAGCCCGATAAAGCGGAACACCGTTTCTATATCCCGATTCTTGTCTTTCAAGAGGGTTACGACTTTATTATAAGCGATCGGTTCCGCCAGGAAAAAGACCTTGACACATTCCATGATCGCCCAGAGGATCACAGCCAGGTCGCTGTCCATCTTCGACTCCATCCGCAGGTGACCACTGGCTTTCCGCAATGTTTCGAGCGACGACAATGCTTCCGGTACGCCCCCGGCAATCTCTGAAAAGAGCGGGTTCTTAGACTGTTTATCCGAAAGATTCAACAGACGTATCAATTGGGGGATCGAAGCTATATAATTCAGATTATTCGGTTTATTGCTATAATGGATAACGCCGTTCATCAGTATCGTTGCAATAAGGAGAAGCAGACAAGCGCCTGATTGATTCAGGTAGAACAACAATAGAAACAGGGTCGGCAGCAGGCCACAAATGCGAAACAGGATCTTTTTCCATACGGGAACGACCGGATGCCCCAACTCCATCAGCGGAGCAATACTGTACGCATCGGGAGCACTCAATACATGGAGGTCTTTTACAGCCTCGGCATGTAATCCGGGATTTGTCGCCAGACGGTTTATCAGAGGCTCGTTTTGTTCCACTTCATTCGCTCCGGCAGGAATAGTCCGCATAAGGTTATACAGATACTGCTGCCCGACGCGCGAAACGGTACGATCGGAAAACATAAACAGATCCTCAAATCCCAAATCGGCACAGGTCTGTTCCGACAACACGCCCAGCGCCCTTTGATGTTTATCGAAACGAAAAAAGGAAGAGATTTCAAAGAAGTTATAATCTTCTTTTTTCTCTTCTCCCTTATATTCCGGAGTTCGTTTCCATGGTTTCCATATATTCATAATTCGTATCTTTTAAGTCCTGGGTAAAAGTATATCATTTTAGCAGTTTCCTATTTCCATCATCCTCCAATATGCGCATTTGTTGAATGGCTATTTGATTCAGTTTAATAAGCCGCTCTCTCTGCGATATTCCCTGATCAATAAACACTGCATTGAGATTTTCCATATTAGACAAACAAATAAGTTCATTAATAGAAGCATAATCACGGATATTTCCTTTCTGTTCAGGATTTTGTTCCCTCCACATCTTTGCCGTCATACCAAACATTGCCACATTCAGAACATCAGCCTCGTTGGCATAGATAATACTGGACTGTTTAGGAGTGACCTCCTCAGGGATAAGATTCTGTTTGATTGCATCGGTGTGGATACGATAGTTTATCTTCGATAGTTCACGCTTGGCTGTCCAACCAAGCTGAGCTTGCTCATCGGTTTTTAATCGCTGAAATTCACGAATCAAATAAACTTTAAACTCCGGACTAATCCACATGGCAAACTCAAAAGCGATATCCTTGTGGGCATAAGTACCGCCATAGCGTCCCGTTTTTGCAATGATACCGATGGCATTAGTCTTTAGCATCCATTCCTTGGTACTAAGGCGATAGCTATTCAATCCGGCTTGACTTTTAATTATGTCGAATTCGACATAATTAAAAGCTGGGTTGTTCAATTTCTCCCAAACACCGAGGAATTCAACAGTATTTCTGTTCCTTAACCAATTGGAAAAGAAAAAATCTCCATCTTTCGCTTTTAGCATATCTGTGAGACTTATGTAATCCTCATCATTTACTTTTATTACCGATACAAAAGTATCTTTTACAGTTATTTTTGCCATAGAACTCCCTTCTTTTATGTATTGAGTCAAAAGTATACCTTTTTCAGTAATATTCAGTCGTTCACACTCTATTTAATCCATAAAAATGTGTACGTTTGTCAATTCAAAAAGAAAGAATTATAACATGTTGAACCTAGAACATCTCTGTACCGAAGTACAACACATAGCCCGTAAAGCAGGGGCTTTCCTGAAAGAGGAACGAGGTAAATTCGACCGCGGGCGGGTAGAAGAAAAAAGTGCCCACAACTATGTCTCGTATGTAGACAAAGAATCGGAGAAATGGCTGATCGCCCAACTCTCCGCCCTGCTCCCCGAAGCCGGTTTCATCGCCGAAGAGGGTAGCGGAAGCCTGACCGACGAGAATTATTGCTGGCTGGTAGATCCGCTGGACGGCACTTCCAATTATATCCACGACGTAGCTCCGTATTGTGTGAGCATCGCCTTGCGCAATAAAGAAGAGTTGCTGCTCGGCGTTGTCTACGAAGTCTGCCGTGACGAATGTTTCTATGCCTGGAAAGGCAGCAAGGCCTACCTCGATGGCAAAGAGATACATGTATCCGACGTGTCAGACCTCGACAAAGCTTTTATCGACCTGGGATTTCCTTATAACTCGGATGCCTACCGCCCGGTAGCCCTCCACCTGGTCGACAGGCTATACGGTTTTGCCGGAGGAACGCGCCTGATGGGAGCGGCAGCTGCCGAAGTCTGCTACATCGCAGCCGGACGGTTCGAAGCCCGTATCGAGGCTTATATCGGCCCCTGGGACATTGCCGCCGGTGCCCTGATCCTGATGCAGGCAGGTGGTAAAGTGACCGACTTCAGCGGGGGCGACAACTGGCAGTCGGGCGACGAAGTGCTTGCCACCAACGGGGCAATGCATGAAACGCTGATGCGGCTGATAAAAGAATAAAACGTTCGCTCCGCGGCAGACGTCCGCTTTTTTACCCTATAAGGAAACCCGTCTTACCTTATAGGGTAGACCTCAATACCGTATAGGGCGTACCTCGACACCTTATAGGGTATTGCAGGCTTTTTATTAACGCAATACTCTGTCGATCAGGAATTCAGCGGGGTTAAGGACAGAAAAGGAACTTACGGCACCTCCCCTTTTTCAGGCTGCATCCGGTTTGTTTTTCCGGTAGACACCGCGGGAGATACGGGAAAGATATTCCGGCTCCAACCGGGAGAGATAACGGCGTACGGCCCGCTCACCGATACCGGCCGGCTGGCAGTTCTCATAAGCGTCCGACAGGGTAAACTGATCGGGCAACTGCTCGAATACCTGACGGAAGCGGTCGGGGCAACACAATTCCCTGACACCCGGCAGTTCCTCCAGTTGCGTCATCAACAGACGACTGTGTTCCAGGCAAACTTCGGTTATAGCCATCGCCGCCCGGAAATGAGGCATATTGCAATACCGTTCGTCTACCCCATAATCGAGCGAAGCTGCATCGAGCGCCGTAAAGATCATACAGAGACGGAAGGCCATCAGTCCGTGGCGTTTCACCACCCCCAGGAAATACTCGCTGCCGAAAAGGTCGGTTTCCTTCAATAAGGCAGAGAAGCGGCTGTTCAACTCCTGCCACTGTGCCGGGGTAAGGCGTACTTTCAACGGACGGTCGCGCAACTTCAACGCTACCTCCAACAACTGCCCGGAAAGCGCCGACAGGTGACTGTCGAAATTTTCCTCCTCCCCTTCCGACGATACATCCTGCCAGATAGCTTCACTCCGGCAGGTGTAAAGCAATAAACGACTGGCCAACCCATTCTCCACGTTCGGCACCAGGCGGGTGAACTGTCCCGGTGTACCCGCCAGCAAAAGTGCCAGGCGCGGACGGTCGATACGGATCAGTTCGTTGTCGGTCTTTCGCGACGATGCCACGGGTTCGTGATGGAAGGCTTTACGCAACAGATCGTCGAACTGCCCGTAATCCTGGCGGGAGGCATTCACCAGGGTATCTATCTCGCTATCGGCCATCAACCCTCCGTAAGTGCCGTTCTCATAGAGGTGAACGAGTAGTTTCGCTTTCGTTATCTGGGTGGGGATAAAGAAACAGCAGGTCGATGCCTTCTGCGGGGCCTCCGCTACACAAACGGACTGCCCTTTCCGGTGAGCCGTCACCTTTTTCAGTTCCCATTCTTCAAGAGCCTGCAAGTATTCCTGTTCCTTACGTTTCGTCTCGATCTCGATCAGGGAAGCATAGTTGTCGGCCAGATGCCGCATGTCGTTGATACAGCCTTTCCCGTTGGCAGCCGGAGCCACTTCGATCGTAAAGAGGTGGGGATAGACCCGTTTCCGGTTATAAAGCCCCCATACCTTCGGCAGGCAACCGCTGACCACGGTGCAGGCTGCCAGAAAAGCCATGTCGCGCTCACGGCGGTCGGTATAGAAACGGATGG encodes the following:
- a CDS encoding translocation/assembly module TamB domain-containing protein, yielding MRIWIKRIGIVCLIPVVLVLLVSVLLYIPPVQNFAVRKAAYYAGKATGMQIGIERIRLSFPLNLTVKGVEVLTSPADTLLTLKSLTVNVRALPLLKKEVLVDAIDLEGVKVNSGTFIEGMEIKGVLGRLYAKADRVNLAKEKVTLNTVDLSDTAITLLLNDTTTKADTTSTPVNWILNLEKINLDRVAFAMQMPADSLRLTTYIDKANLKDGVVDLGTSRYEAGLFTLTGSTLGYDGNNQDATEGFDPSHIALSDVNISLDSLLYGGRDIKACIRELSAEDRSGLTISSLTGSLHSDSTTINVPQLLLKTPSSEIRLLAMVPWSSFAENPEGNMRVLLTASVGKEDVMIAAGALPKDFQKAYPEKPVSLTAGVEGNLSSLMLRQLKGELPGAFRMDVTGTMKSLTDSVRRSGKLELKAKTGNLDFVLAMLPEAERKRFNIPSGITLTGEAGLKNNEYQADLLLREDKGKVLLTGRFNPANEAYEADLKVDSLEPLHFMPLDSLYGLTASIRAEGKGFDPFKASTWAKLDGQITDIHYGNYNVSDVNLAGSLEKNFAKFDLLSKYPLAKMDMTLNATLLKKEIKAMLIADVENFDLYGMHLMQDSLATSFQLFAEAETDMGKNNLVDVTLGNWELITTTGKYKPKTLTLHAQSTKDTTRVSFHAGDLGITLTGNADLETMTDKFTKISEGLNKQLEKDSMINIPAFRPLLPDMHLAISAGKDNPIYNILQQANVSFNNLNLEAFSSPEEGFRMDAGIYDLMRDTTRLDTISFAVRQDSLGLLYSADVIKTKYRKQAPFTAGVKGKIRSTFADAELLYTDGAGDTGILLGLRADKVKEGINLHLFPDDPILAFRPFKLNPDNYILYKNEKDIAADLRLSGEENMSLWIHSRPEKEKMEELHLELSQINLDVISKAFTEIPSMQGILSADMQYAPSDSSFLVVLDANIDNLIYEGGRVGELMFSTVYLPLPDNRHQVDMHFLRDQKEVMSATALYKIGKEDYLDGTFDVTHLPLDMVNPFIPDNMASLNGVLEGNMTIKGSSKAPEMNGYIEMDSTSMFVTAVGTSFRVDDKKIVVKDNKIMFDEYHIHAAGKNPFVIDGTVDFNNLSRMTADLKLKADNMQLLDVKRNKESMVYGKLLVNLSSTVKGPLDALMMRGSLQLLGGTNVTYVMKDSPLTVQDRLSDLVTFTSFEDTLVNRRRPEAPLPLGGMDMLLTIRIDQSVRLNADITPDRSSKVELEGGGDLSFQYTPQGEMILNGRYTLSGGIVKYALPIIPLKEFNIQDGSYVQWSGDPMDPYLSLTATERIRTNVTEGSGSRMVNFDVGIALKQQLENLGLQFVLTAPEDQAMQTTLSSMGEDERTKLAVGMIITGMYLANSSSGKQNLNMGAALNSFLNSEISNIAGSALKTVDISFGMDSYDENGNGDGGQRTDYNFSFAKRFWNDRIRVVLGGRISTGENASNSNQTQAFIDNVSIEYRLDASGTRYVKLFHDKNYESLLEGEITETGVGIVLRRKMLHMRELFNFKKNRPKPVNEEE
- a CDS encoding MutS-related protein; amino-acid sequence: MNIWKPWKRTPEYKGEEKKEDYNFFEISSFFRFDKHQRALGVLSEQTCADLGFEDLFMFSDRTVSRVGQQYLYNLMRTIPAGANEVEQNEPLINRLATNPGLHAEAVKDLHVLSAPDAYSIAPLMELGHPVVPVWKKILFRICGLLPTLFLLLFYLNQSGACLLLLIATILMNGVIHYSNKPNNLNYIASIPQLIRLLNLSDKQSKNPLFSEIAGGVPEALSSLETLRKASGHLRMESKMDSDLAVILWAIMECVKVFFLAEPIAYNKVVTLLKDKNRDIETVFRFIGLVDTLSSVVFLRKSLSYYSLPEQPEAGLRVEADEMYHPLLENCVANTIRIEGRSILFTGSNMSGKTTFIRTLGVNILAAQTLHMAFARRMKLKMPVMIHAALMLSDSLADGKSFYLKEVESIRDMLSCGQSEHTNLFLLDEIFKGTNTTERIAAAKAVLSYLNTACNIVVVSTHDTELGGFLENEYDLYHFCEKITDDVLSFDYKLKSGNLYQRNAIRILEINDYPSSLIEDAYSVIRQIEGK
- a CDS encoding KilA-N domain-containing protein, which encodes MAKITVKDTFVSVIKVNDEDYISLTDMLKAKDGDFFFSNWLRNRNTVEFLGVWEKLNNPAFNYVEFDIIKSQAGLNSYRLSTKEWMLKTNAIGIIAKTGRYGGTYAHKDIAFEFAMWISPEFKVYLIREFQRLKTDEQAQLGWTAKRELSKINYRIHTDAIKQNLIPEEVTPKQSSIIYANEADVLNVAMFGMTAKMWREQNPEQKGNIRDYASINELICLSNMENLNAVFIDQGISQRERLIKLNQIAIQQMRILEDDGNRKLLK
- a CDS encoding inositol monophosphatase family protein, with protein sequence MLNLEHLCTEVQHIARKAGAFLKEERGKFDRGRVEEKSAHNYVSYVDKESEKWLIAQLSALLPEAGFIAEEGSGSLTDENYCWLVDPLDGTSNYIHDVAPYCVSIALRNKEELLLGVVYEVCRDECFYAWKGSKAYLDGKEIHVSDVSDLDKAFIDLGFPYNSDAYRPVALHLVDRLYGFAGGTRLMGAAAAEVCYIAAGRFEARIEAYIGPWDIAAGALILMQAGGKVTDFSGGDNWQSGDEVLATNGAMHETLMRLIKE
- a CDS encoding DUF3987 domain-containing protein, producing the protein MNTQPQVSFFRKLYLPASDPRSLEEIIILIRTRRWTHEILAYRNAVKSGDKEKARELKTRLPGFTPSGVFRGGHKATQIVNYNRVVGLDFDHVGDLLRIKALFKADVHTLALFVSPGGDGLKVFVSVDTGQEKHDVAFAAVAACYEQLAGMPSDRKCKDISRCCYVSDDPEAWYNPEAEVFDVTAISPAQLFVQDWLARYPPAEGNRNDTVYRLGCEARRKGFGQEEIAALCIPLLQASDFTEAEIRQALSSAYQGDKSYQLPRREALRTEKELTAPDTLSGEELRERTPFLPQDVIADLPPLLGQAIRFYTDRRERDMAFLAACTVVSGCLPKVWGLYNRKRVYPHLFTIEVAPAANGKGCINDMRHLADNYASLIEIETKRKEQEYLQALEEWELKKVTAHRKGQSVCVAEAPQKASTCCFFIPTQITKAKLLVHLYENGTYGGLMADSEIDTLVNASRQDYGQFDDLLRKAFHHEPVASSRKTDNELIRIDRPRLALLLAGTPGQFTRLVPNVENGLASRLLLYTCRSEAIWQDVSSEGEEENFDSHLSALSGQLLEVALKLRDRPLKVRLTPAQWQELNSRFSALLKETDLFGSEYFLGVVKRHGLMAFRLCMIFTALDAASLDYGVDERYCNMPHFRAAMAITEVCLEHSRLLMTQLEELPGVRELCCPDRFRQVFEQLPDQFTLSDAYENCQPAGIGERAVRRYLSRLEPEYLSRISRGVYRKNKPDAA